From Leptospira ellinghausenii, one genomic window encodes:
- a CDS encoding RHS repeat-associated core domain-containing protein, translated as MKLSKLKNILLLSFAFFSFSSFTLMDFWNEKIPQNLPTISVDQFGNAITTFPIELPVALKEIAPNLQLSYNSELPTGLLGKGWDLNLNHYIERDVRGSYDHGIERFTSTLGGELVPSNTLNIYRTKPESLFIFKKLDSKTWQAKDKNGLIYTFGGNDQYQTENSLYSQDQVQRWRLTSVKDTFGVGYTVTYGKPNSSAGIFVTKIAYQNREISFEYRDNDDNAKKYTNFIQSQDNQLISEIRVKVAGVTVRLYKFDYSTNLLGEAQLIAISREESNNFGDGKYFDIQLTYSQRTQSVYGSKVEKRIPNLFAVSRVPLQDKFECNLGTLNCLAFNTMVCNMPNPASLLVCQTEKARYGLLCSQFQNTWWLPCMTGTRSPNNLLTFGDTDGDGSLEGVRLVGNEDEGSFRIVTIKNPTTSMDESTVSPNLHGIGYNSFSTMSWGDVDGDGNVDLAYSNGQNVLVTFARNGYYTEPYLISNLSLVTPPVDFLFSPPDLTWKGGLVDMDGDGRSDYIKKINDTTISISYSQGTSFSGENHIDIGPIFINEKMGQFIDFDSDGKPEFVHILNGEVVIRKIFLSSGNSIEYRMGGIYTGNGNIKEEGYNRWLADINSDGRPDFCVLLPNGLFYTYLNLGKSFAEGVNQGYLSGMVYQGEVFGDEILKTKTFADVNGDGKVDLLAFDGSRVAVNYGNGQGFVSGGTLAEADSFYGAMDLNKDGRVELIHLKADKNAFLLNVPYLSYYPAIQDYVDGTRRSQNYFAMHARGFDAFVSLFKAPKTTMSPGLLLSLLSLLALYDTPEGGNLSVTPVVLNNSHDKLVKLSDGMWFETEIRYKKTEEFQNAIQFNNGSYPKLSVPISKQQVYEIESKSADKVITDRYDYQNFRIHLGDLFSRAYYGFEKVIETNLLHNLRKEIIYNQAGPQFAGLEKSIKSYYSDGTLAKSLTYNYQIKNPFGVELVLRNSQVSESYIDSYLYKKEEYEAGYDIYGNALSQKKFANNILVKEEESNFDNNTSFDNYFIGRPKRIKSYLQSELVSDEEFNYTNNSLVAEVVSFSGSPDQSKVTMSYDMLGRNTVKNVPGIGEVITEYDSDSGINVVSQMNSLGHRTEKRYDLLTDSLIEEISPNGASLKRSYDPFLNEKSETLPGDSAPNLKQSFTYKKEELKLEVVKQSRNSEGGYSVITEIMNHEGKLQSRITQLNESANLTERMVYDSFGRLYRKYNPIISGLMEDDWEEYNYDGYDRVIGIINSKGERISISYSPNQLVTTSSIFSATGELVHTIEIEKNILGQEIRRTMNGSTHTMSYSARGNIAKITDPSGNQISYEYDSRGRKVSQTDKSSGNIEMKYDMLGRLSRTIKSDGTVTDFNYDGLSRIISQMTGGKTISYVYDVGGATSQSYPVGRLTQVNDGNLTTLMDYDLRGNVIRQKKMMDDVNLFVESEYDTNNNPTLIRYPEGTVVHYSYGSGGHLNKMTLDSADGNSVDQLLVKYEGPFLEEDRFVIKKITGNGVESTIEIDKKFKRLTGLRTKLADGFLEQNLKYEYDPAGNISKIQDKNREDRTQNFEYDSLNRLVKSVGKYGEELYEYSADGNLLKRGEVTFKYENLNKPHLVTEARSPQIGTFHYSYDSNGNMVNRNGDVHSYDSNNLLTSINTAGGTSIRYYYDHSGNRIKKDVGNGKQINYTLFGDAFEITREEGIPESATLYLKGLKGEPLAQIAVPDVQFLRDENFSSLTPWDKILSLNFSVFDCSKTKMDCEVYRKNKFDSLIFKPLRKHLTRENIKFGSYSLQFAFLGFLFIFVHKQKRPYFSIYIMPVMRYANVILLFSFMIGVENCSFLGIGGNGDEKPLTLFPTHVSDSAPSVNDEGNDYFPGTGTIVPPISSNSFSGISFQHADHLGSVSFLSDSKGNPLSGGDWTGRSRIAYKPYGLIHRTDSGGPDISKIKYAGQTEDKESGLYYMKARYYDPFIGRFLTGDKKLFSKQVNGLNRYMYTNGNPIKYNDPTGYGRQSPYFSAVVVYMLSEGMNESDRLLLTSAAFRTYRGNERGRQSYIEKTFGQNASHLGKPHISKALQYALAAYYLLPAENDLDKVRNLFMGFTMGKKAGGSYNDIQGKKEERIHIGKSWKMAFMGYMLWKDKPDVLRFVAAGYRTGNKVDKLDRPYADSKAFFNGLKQAFSSEAILSLIIQIVTLVVMIVVFDVSIPIIVLSSIGIAMNFSSIALSGDYGASEEISQNDGEDNRDINFGVTDR; from the coding sequence TTGAAATTATCAAAATTAAAGAATATACTACTATTATCTTTTGCGTTTTTTTCGTTTTCAAGTTTTACCTTGATGGATTTTTGGAACGAAAAAATTCCTCAAAATTTACCAACAATCTCGGTTGATCAGTTCGGGAATGCTATTACTACTTTCCCGATTGAGCTGCCTGTTGCCCTAAAAGAAATAGCACCTAATTTGCAACTTTCGTATAATTCGGAATTACCAACTGGGTTATTAGGAAAAGGATGGGATTTAAATCTTAATCATTACATAGAAAGAGATGTTCGCGGATCGTATGATCATGGGATCGAGCGCTTTACATCTACACTAGGTGGAGAGCTAGTCCCCTCGAATACATTAAATATTTATCGAACTAAACCTGAATCATTATTTATATTCAAGAAACTTGACTCGAAAACTTGGCAAGCGAAAGACAAAAACGGGTTGATTTATACATTTGGGGGCAACGATCAGTATCAAACTGAAAATTCATTGTATAGCCAAGATCAGGTCCAAAGATGGCGGCTAACGAGCGTAAAGGACACTTTTGGTGTTGGATATACTGTAACATATGGGAAACCGAATAGCAGTGCAGGTATATTTGTTACAAAAATTGCATACCAAAACAGAGAAATCTCATTCGAATATCGAGACAATGACGATAACGCAAAGAAATATACGAATTTTATTCAATCGCAAGATAACCAATTAATAAGCGAGATTAGAGTAAAAGTAGCTGGAGTAACTGTCCGTTTATATAAATTTGATTATTCTACAAATCTATTAGGAGAAGCACAATTAATTGCGATTTCTCGCGAAGAATCAAATAACTTTGGAGATGGCAAATACTTTGATATTCAATTAACCTATAGCCAGAGAACACAATCTGTATATGGATCAAAAGTTGAGAAACGAATTCCAAATCTTTTTGCGGTTTCACGAGTGCCATTGCAAGATAAATTTGAATGCAACCTAGGTACACTAAACTGTTTGGCATTCAACACTATGGTATGTAATATGCCAAACCCAGCGAGTCTATTGGTCTGCCAGACCGAAAAAGCAAGGTATGGTTTGCTTTGCAGTCAATTTCAGAATACGTGGTGGCTTCCTTGTATGACAGGAACCAGAAGTCCAAATAATCTTCTAACTTTCGGTGATACGGATGGTGATGGAAGCTTGGAAGGAGTTCGACTTGTAGGTAATGAAGATGAAGGTTCGTTCAGAATTGTCACAATTAAAAATCCAACAACAAGTATGGATGAATCCACGGTATCTCCGAATTTGCATGGTATAGGTTATAATAGTTTTTCTACAATGTCTTGGGGGGATGTTGATGGAGATGGAAACGTAGACTTAGCATATTCGAATGGTCAAAATGTATTAGTTACCTTCGCGCGGAATGGCTATTATACTGAACCATATCTGATATCAAATTTAAGTTTAGTTACCCCGCCCGTTGATTTTCTATTTAGTCCTCCTGATTTAACCTGGAAGGGGGGTCTTGTTGATATGGACGGAGACGGACGTTCAGATTATATAAAAAAGATTAATGATACAACGATTTCAATCAGTTACTCACAAGGTACTTCTTTTTCTGGCGAAAATCATATAGACATTGGCCCAATCTTTATAAATGAAAAAATGGGGCAGTTTATTGATTTTGATTCTGATGGAAAGCCTGAGTTTGTACATATTTTAAACGGCGAGGTAGTTATAAGAAAAATATTCTTAAGCTCCGGTAATTCCATTGAGTATCGAATGGGTGGAATCTACACGGGCAATGGGAATATTAAAGAGGAAGGATACAACAGATGGCTTGCAGATATCAATAGTGACGGTAGACCTGATTTCTGCGTATTACTACCCAATGGATTATTTTATACTTATTTAAATTTAGGGAAAAGTTTTGCGGAAGGAGTTAATCAAGGTTATCTTTCCGGAATGGTTTACCAGGGAGAAGTTTTTGGAGATGAAATTCTTAAAACTAAAACATTTGCTGATGTGAATGGAGACGGGAAGGTCGACTTACTAGCTTTTGATGGATCGAGAGTAGCTGTCAATTATGGGAACGGACAAGGCTTTGTCAGTGGAGGTACATTGGCAGAAGCTGATTCGTTTTATGGGGCAATGGACTTAAACAAGGATGGAAGAGTAGAACTAATTCATCTAAAGGCTGATAAAAACGCATTTTTACTAAATGTACCTTACTTAAGTTATTACCCTGCAATTCAGGACTATGTTGATGGTACGCGCAGAAGTCAGAATTATTTTGCGATGCATGCAAGGGGGTTTGATGCTTTTGTTTCCTTATTTAAAGCTCCCAAAACAACAATGTCACCAGGCTTACTTCTAAGTCTCCTTAGCTTATTAGCTCTTTACGATACTCCAGAAGGAGGAAATTTAAGTGTTACTCCGGTAGTTCTGAATAATTCACATGATAAGCTTGTAAAACTATCAGATGGGATGTGGTTTGAAACTGAAATTCGATATAAAAAGACAGAAGAATTTCAAAATGCTATCCAGTTTAATAATGGCTCCTACCCAAAGCTTTCAGTTCCAATATCAAAACAACAGGTTTATGAGATAGAATCGAAAAGTGCAGATAAAGTCATAACAGATAGATATGATTATCAAAATTTTAGAATTCACCTTGGTGATTTATTTTCCCGGGCATATTATGGGTTTGAAAAAGTAATTGAAACTAATCTATTACATAATCTAAGAAAAGAAATAATATATAACCAAGCAGGACCCCAATTTGCCGGTCTCGAAAAATCGATAAAGAGTTATTATTCGGATGGGACCCTTGCAAAAAGCTTAACTTATAATTATCAAATCAAAAATCCTTTTGGTGTTGAATTAGTATTAAGAAATTCGCAGGTTTCAGAATCCTACATAGACTCTTATCTTTATAAAAAAGAAGAATACGAAGCAGGGTATGACATATATGGCAATGCTTTGTCTCAAAAAAAATTCGCCAATAACATATTGGTAAAAGAAGAAGAATCAAATTTTGATAATAATACTTCTTTTGATAACTATTTTATTGGAAGACCTAAAAGAATAAAAAGTTATTTGCAATCTGAATTAGTTTCAGATGAAGAGTTTAATTATACCAATAACAGTTTGGTTGCTGAAGTTGTGTCATTTTCTGGAAGTCCAGACCAATCGAAAGTGACAATGAGTTATGACATGCTCGGCAGAAATACGGTCAAAAATGTTCCAGGTATCGGTGAAGTGATAACTGAATATGATTCAGATTCTGGAATCAATGTTGTATCGCAAATGAATAGTTTAGGTCATAGAACAGAGAAAAGATATGACTTACTTACAGATTCATTAATTGAAGAAATTTCGCCAAACGGAGCGAGCTTAAAGAGATCGTACGATCCTTTTTTGAATGAAAAGAGCGAAACACTTCCCGGTGACTCTGCACCTAACCTTAAACAAAGTTTTACATATAAGAAAGAGGAACTGAAGCTAGAGGTCGTCAAGCAGTCGCGTAACTCGGAAGGTGGGTATTCGGTCATCACGGAAATAATGAATCATGAAGGGAAACTTCAAAGTAGGATAACTCAGTTAAATGAATCAGCCAATCTAACCGAACGAATGGTATATGATTCTTTTGGACGACTTTACCGTAAATATAATCCTATTATTTCGGGTTTGATGGAAGATGATTGGGAAGAGTATAATTATGATGGCTATGATAGAGTTATAGGGATTATAAATTCGAAAGGAGAAAGAATCTCTATTTCATACTCTCCAAACCAATTGGTTACTACTTCGAGTATATTTTCGGCTACAGGCGAGCTAGTTCACACGATAGAGATTGAAAAGAATATATTGGGTCAAGAAATCCGAAGAACGATGAATGGTTCTACTCATACGATGAGCTATAGTGCTCGGGGGAATATTGCAAAAATTACTGATCCGTCGGGCAATCAAATAAGTTATGAGTATGATTCCAGGGGAAGGAAAGTTAGTCAAACTGACAAATCTTCCGGTAACATCGAGATGAAATATGACATGCTCGGACGCCTATCGAGAACGATTAAGTCGGATGGAACGGTAACTGATTTTAACTATGACGGTTTATCAAGAATCATATCTCAAATGACCGGTGGGAAAACAATTTCATATGTTTATGATGTTGGTGGTGCAACATCACAGTCCTATCCAGTAGGAAGATTGACCCAAGTGAATGATGGAAACCTTACAACATTGATGGACTATGACTTGCGAGGTAATGTAATCCGACAAAAGAAAATGATGGATGATGTGAATTTGTTTGTCGAGTCGGAGTATGATACTAATAATAACCCAACACTTATTCGGTATCCAGAAGGAACAGTCGTTCATTATTCTTACGGATCTGGAGGGCATTTGAATAAAATGACTTTAGATTCGGCTGATGGTAATTCAGTGGACCAGCTACTGGTGAAATATGAAGGACCTTTTTTAGAAGAGGATCGCTTTGTTATAAAGAAAATTACTGGGAACGGTGTTGAATCAACTATTGAAATTGATAAAAAATTTAAGAGGTTAACTGGGCTTCGAACCAAACTGGCGGATGGATTTCTGGAACAAAACTTGAAATATGAGTATGATCCAGCTGGAAATATAAGCAAGATACAGGATAAAAACCGAGAAGACAGGACTCAAAATTTTGAGTACGATTCACTGAACCGCCTTGTTAAGTCAGTTGGAAAATATGGTGAGGAACTATATGAATATTCAGCGGATGGTAATTTACTAAAAAGAGGAGAAGTTACTTTTAAATATGAAAATTTAAATAAACCTCATTTAGTCACTGAAGCCAGATCTCCTCAAATAGGAACTTTTCATTACTCCTATGATTCAAATGGAAATATGGTTAATCGGAATGGAGATGTTCATTCTTATGATTCTAACAATTTGTTAACAAGTATCAATACTGCGGGCGGCACTTCCATTCGCTATTACTACGATCATTCTGGTAATCGAATCAAAAAAGATGTGGGCAATGGAAAACAGATTAATTATACTTTATTTGGGGATGCGTTTGAAATTACAAGGGAGGAGGGCATTCCAGAATCTGCAACTTTATATCTTAAAGGATTAAAAGGGGAGCCTCTGGCTCAAATAGCAGTTCCTGATGTACAATTTTTGAGGGATGAAAATTTTAGTTCTCTAACCCCTTGGGACAAAATCCTAAGTTTGAATTTCTCTGTATTTGATTGTTCTAAAACTAAGATGGACTGCGAAGTATATCGAAAAAATAAATTTGATTCTTTGATATTTAAGCCGCTAAGAAAACACTTAACTAGAGAAAATATCAAATTCGGATCGTATTCTCTTCAATTCGCTTTTCTTGGATTTTTATTCATTTTCGTTCATAAACAAAAAAGACCTTATTTTTCGATTTATATTATGCCTGTTATGCGGTATGCAAATGTAATATTGTTGTTTTCTTTTATGATTGGCGTTGAGAATTGTTCGTTTCTTGGCATCGGAGGCAATGGGGATGAGAAACCTCTAACATTGTTCCCAACGCATGTCTCTGACTCCGCCCCTTCTGTTAATGATGAAGGAAACGATTACTTTCCAGGGACAGGCACAATAGTGCCTCCTATTTCATCAAATTCATTTTCGGGTATTTCTTTCCAACATGCTGACCATTTAGGTTCCGTTAGTTTTTTATCGGATTCGAAAGGGAATCCTTTGTCTGGTGGTGATTGGACGGGGAGATCCAGGATTGCTTACAAACCTTATGGATTGATTCACAGAACTGATAGCGGCGGACCTGATATTAGTAAAATTAAATATGCTGGTCAAACGGAAGACAAAGAATCTGGATTATACTATATGAAGGCAAGATATTATGATCCTTTTATTGGCCGATTTTTAACGGGAGACAAAAAGCTATTCTCAAAACAAGTCAACGGATTGAACCGTTATATGTATACAAATGGAAACCCAATTAAATACAATGATCCGACTGGTTATGGAAGACAATCCCCCTACTTTTCGGCAGTTGTCGTATATATGCTTAGTGAAGGTATGAATGAAAGTGATCGGTTACTTCTAACATCGGCAGCTTTTCGGACCTATAGAGGGAACGAGAGAGGAAGACAATCTTATATAGAAAAAACTTTCGGTCAAAATGCATCTCATTTGGGTAAGCCGCATATTTCAAAGGCTTTACAATATGCGCTGGCTGCTTATTACTTGCTGCCAGCAGAAAATGATCTCGACAAAGTTCGAAATCTATTTATGGGATTTACTATGGGAAAGAAAGCTGGCGGGTCGTACAATGACATCCAAGGTAAAAAAGAAGAGCGAATACATATTGGAAAATCTTGGAAAATGGCTTTTATGGGATATATGCTTTGGAAAGATAAACCTGATGTGTTAAGGTTTGTGGCTGCTGGCTATCGCACTGGTAACAAAGTCGATAAACTAGATAGGCCTTACGCTGATAGTAAAGCATTTTTTAATGGGTTGAAACAAGCTTTTTCTTCTGAAGCAATTCTCTCTTTGATAATACAGATAGTGACTCTAGTGGTTATGATAGTTGTATTTGATGTATCTATTCCAATAATAGTATTATCAAGTATTGGTATCGCAATGAATTTTTCATCAATAGCACTTTCCGGTGATTATGGAGCATCGGAAGAGATTTCACAAAATGATGGAGAGGATAATAGGGATATAAATTTTGGGGTTACCGATCGTTAG